Proteins from one Coffea arabica cultivar ET-39 chromosome 8c, Coffea Arabica ET-39 HiFi, whole genome shotgun sequence genomic window:
- the LOC113706656 gene encoding premnaspirodiene oxygenase-like gives MELSFNFIALFLLVAFISTLIKQRNGSKAAQKLPPSPWKLPLIGNLHHLIGSPPHHALRNLSKKHGPLMHFQLGEVSSIVVSSSRLAKEVLKTHDLEFGNRAEFLATKILCYDYGDIASAPYGDYWRQMRKICAQELLSPKTVRSFGCIRQDEALKLMSSIKTLAGAGKIVNLKEKLASYTSSMVCRAAFGKVSKDDHKAFLQLVMEALPLSSAFEISDLFPSLKILHPLFSAKTKLMKVHHKMDVILDKIIDQHIDNLARTRMAMGESGHEDLTDVLLRVKESGDLQFPITKNNVKAVLFDMFLGGTETSSTTLEWAMSELIKNPNVMTKVQNEVRKAFTGKKTIEENEIQQLQYLKLVIKETLRLHPPAPLSVPKQCREQCEIDGYSIPVKTRLFVNTWAIARDPEYWDDPESFKPERFENSSIDFTGNHFELLPFGSGRRICPGISFGIANVELPLTLLLYHFDWRLPNGLSPDDLDMIESVGIATTRKNDLCLLATLYDP, from the exons ATGGAACTTTCCTTCAACTTCATTGCTCTCTTTCTTTTGGTAGCCTTCATTTCAACTTTAATCAAGCAAAGGAATGGATCAAAAGCAGCCCAAAAGCTGCCTCCATCTCCATGGAAGCTACCTTTAATTGGAAACTTGCATCATTTGATAGGTTCCCCACCCCATCATGCTCTCAGAAATTTATCTAAAAAACATggacctctaatgcactttcagCTTGGTGAAGTTTCGTCAATTGTCGTATCATCGTCCCGTCTTGCGAAAGAGGTATTAAAAACTCATGatcttgaatttggaaatcgaGCTGAATTTCTAGCAACCAAGATCCTGTGCTATGACTATGGAGATATTGCTTCTGCTCCATATGGTGACTACTGGAGACAAATGCGCAAAATTTGTGCACAGGAACTCCTGAGTCCCAAAACTGTTCGATCTTTTGGTTGTATTCGTCAAGATGAGGCTTTGAAGCTTATGTCATCGATCAAAACTCTGGCTGGTgccggaaaaattgttaatCTAAAGGAGAAACTGGCCTCATACACGAGCTCCATGGTTTGCAGAGCAGCATTTGGGAAAGTCAGCAAGGACGACCACAAAGCGTTCTTACAGTTAGTTATGGAGGCACTGCCCCTTTCAAGTGCTTTTGAAATATCTGATTTGTTTCCTTCCCTCAAGATTCTTCATCCCTTGTTTTCAGCCAAAACAAAGTTGATGAAGGTCCACCATAAGATGGATGTCATTTTGGACAAAATTATTGATCAACATATTGACAACCTAGCAAGAACAAGGATGGCGATGGGCGAATCCGGCCACGAAGATCTAACTGATGTTCTACTAAGAGTTAAAGAAAGTGGCGACCTTCAATTTCCAATTACCAAAAACAATGTCAAAGCAGTCCTATTT GACATGTTTTTAGGGGGGACCGAAACTTCATCCACTACATTGGAGTGGGCGATGTCCGAGCTGATTAAAAATCCAAATGTGATGACCAAGGTTCAGAATGAAGTAAGGAAAGCTTTTACGGGAAAGAAGACCATTGAAGAAAATGAGATACAGCAGTTGCAATACTTAAAGCTAGTGATCAAAGAAACTTTGAGGTTACATCCTCCTGCCCCTTTATCAGTTCCCAAACAATGCAGGGAGCAATGTGAAATAGATGGATATAGCATCCCCGTGAAAACAAGGCTGTTTGTTAATACTTGGGCAATCGCAAGAGATCCTGAATATTGGGATGATCCAGAGAGTTTCAAGCCAGAGAGATTCGAAAACAGTTCAATTGATTTCACAGGAAATCACTTTGAACTTTTACCATTTGGTTCAGGAAGAAGGATTTGCCCAGGAATATCATTTGGTATAGCCAATGTTGAGCTTCCTTTAACTCTTTTGCTCTATCATTTTGACTGGAGGCTCCCAAATGGCCTGAGCCCTGACGACTTAGACATGATAGAGAGCGTTGGAATTGCTACAACTAGGAAAAATGACCTTTGCTTGCTGGCCACTCTATATGATCCTTAA
- the LOC140013483 gene encoding uncharacterized protein, whose product MVAALDDWMAERVNWNLMLRDNLLKAQNRMKQNADRLRSDRSFEVGDLVYLKLQPYRQTSVALRRNLKLSAKYYGPFKVLQKIGQVAYKLELPTGSTIHPVFHVSQLKPSTKGEPVQYSLPTLNEQGEVRIAPQAVLERRSKRRGG is encoded by the coding sequence ATGGTAGCAGCATTGGATGATTGGATGGCAGAAAGAGTAAACTGGAATTTGATGCTCAGGGATAATTTGCTCAAGGCACAGAATAGGATGAAACAGAATGCTGATAGGCTCAGGTCTGATAGGAGCTTTGAGGTGGGAGACCTAGTCTATCTCAAGTTACAACCATATAGACAGACTTCTGTGGCCCTGAGGAGGAACCTGAAGCTGTCTGCTAAGTACTATGGACCTTTCAAGGTACTGCAGAAGATAGGACAAGTGGCCTACAAACTAGAGCTGCCAACAGGTTCAACCATCCATCCTGTGTTCCATGTCTCTCAGTTGAAGCCCTCTACTAAGGGGGAACCAGTCCAGTATTCTCTGCCTACACTGAATGAACAAGGAGAGGTACGGATAGCACCCCAAGCTGTGCTGGAGAGAAGGAGTAAAAGGAGGGGAGGTTAG